A genomic window from Streptomyces brevispora includes:
- a CDS encoding DUF5682 family protein translates to MTGAPHPGGPLLLGVRHHGPGSARAVGAALEAARPRAVLIEGPPEGDALLPLAADEQMRPPVALLAHAVDDPGRAAFWPLAEFSPEWVAIRWALAHGVPVRFIDLPAAHSLAITEEEERRAPAEQDGGPGPAPSAPVDPIGVLAETAGYDDAERWWEDVVEHRAHDGGPGDPLAAFAALGEAMTALREVYGDGGHPRDAVREAYMRIQLRTARKEFGDDFAVVCGAWHVPALETRTTLAADRALLKGLPKVKAELTWVPWTHHRLARHSGYGAGIDSPGWYAHLFASPDRPVERWMTEVAGLLRDEDHFVSSAHVIEAVRLAATLAAMRGRPLAGLSEVTDAVRAVMCDGSDVPLALVRDRLIVGGTLGEVPDTAPAVPLQRDLTRSQRTLRLKPEPSEREMEFDLRKDTDAARSRLLHRLRILGVGWGEPTEGRGSTGTFRESWRLRWEPELYVRVAEAGVWGTTVLSAATARAESDALAATALAEVTTLAERCLLAELPEALPVVMRVLADRAALDTDVGHLADALPSLARTLRYGDVRSTDTSALGEVAAGLAERICVGLPSACTGLDTDGAAALRRQVDGVHTAIGLLAGALPANADGLRDRWRAVLRKLAARDTVAGVIRGRAARLLLDDGHLEQDDAARLMGLALSPGTPPADAAAWIEGFVGGAAGGGMLLVHDERLLALVDSWLTGVSPDTFTDVLPLLRRTFSAYESGVRRTLGELVRRGPAAGGGAGATGAVPGGGATAPGFGPVLDGPRADAVLPVLHLLLGLHADAPTEKYEYTEEPLGATA, encoded by the coding sequence ATGACCGGCGCCCCGCACCCCGGAGGGCCGCTGCTGCTGGGGGTGCGGCACCACGGCCCCGGCTCGGCCCGCGCCGTCGGCGCCGCACTGGAGGCCGCCCGTCCGCGGGCGGTGCTCATCGAGGGCCCGCCCGAGGGCGACGCACTGCTGCCGCTGGCCGCCGACGAGCAGATGCGGCCGCCCGTCGCCCTGCTCGCCCATGCGGTGGACGATCCCGGACGGGCGGCGTTCTGGCCGCTCGCCGAGTTCTCGCCCGAATGGGTCGCGATCCGCTGGGCCCTCGCGCACGGCGTCCCGGTCCGTTTCATCGACCTGCCCGCCGCCCACTCGCTGGCCATCACGGAGGAAGAGGAGCGCCGGGCTCCGGCGGAACAGGACGGCGGACCGGGCCCCGCCCCGTCCGCCCCGGTCGACCCCATCGGCGTGCTGGCCGAGACCGCGGGCTACGACGACGCCGAGCGCTGGTGGGAGGACGTCGTCGAACACCGCGCCCACGACGGCGGCCCCGGCGACCCGTTGGCGGCCTTCGCCGCGCTCGGCGAGGCGATGACCGCCCTGCGCGAGGTGTACGGCGACGGCGGCCACCCCCGGGACGCGGTCCGCGAGGCGTACATGCGGATCCAGTTGCGCACGGCGCGCAAGGAGTTCGGCGACGACTTCGCCGTGGTCTGCGGCGCCTGGCACGTTCCCGCGCTCGAAACGAGGACGACACTCGCCGCCGACCGTGCTCTCCTCAAGGGCCTGCCCAAGGTCAAGGCCGAGCTGACGTGGGTGCCCTGGACCCACCACCGACTCGCCCGGCACAGCGGATACGGGGCCGGGATCGACTCACCCGGCTGGTACGCCCACCTCTTCGCATCCCCGGACCGCCCGGTCGAACGGTGGATGACCGAGGTCGCCGGACTCCTGCGCGACGAGGACCACTTCGTGTCGTCCGCCCATGTCATCGAGGCCGTCCGGCTCGCCGCGACCCTCGCCGCCATGCGGGGCCGGCCGCTCGCCGGCCTGAGCGAGGTGACCGACGCGGTCCGGGCCGTGATGTGCGACGGCTCCGACGTACCGCTCGCACTCGTCCGCGACCGGCTGATCGTCGGCGGAACACTCGGCGAGGTACCGGACACCGCCCCCGCCGTACCGCTCCAGCGCGACCTCACCCGCAGTCAGCGCACCCTGCGGCTCAAACCGGAGCCGTCCGAACGGGAGATGGAGTTCGACCTCCGCAAGGACACCGACGCGGCCCGCAGCCGTCTGCTGCACCGGCTGCGGATCCTCGGCGTCGGCTGGGGCGAACCCACCGAGGGCCGGGGGAGCACCGGCACCTTCCGGGAGAGCTGGCGGCTGCGCTGGGAGCCCGAGTTGTACGTACGCGTCGCGGAGGCGGGCGTATGGGGCACCACCGTGCTCTCCGCCGCGACCGCCCGCGCCGAGTCGGACGCCCTGGCGGCCACCGCCCTCGCCGAGGTCACCACGCTCGCCGAACGGTGCCTGCTGGCCGAACTGCCCGAGGCACTGCCCGTCGTGATGCGCGTGCTCGCCGACCGGGCCGCACTCGACACGGACGTCGGCCATCTCGCCGACGCCCTGCCGTCCCTGGCCAGGACGCTGCGCTACGGGGACGTCCGGTCCACGGACACCTCGGCGCTCGGCGAGGTCGCGGCCGGGCTCGCGGAGCGGATCTGCGTCGGGCTGCCTTCCGCCTGCACCGGACTCGACACCGACGGGGCCGCCGCGCTGCGCCGCCAGGTGGACGGCGTCCACACGGCGATCGGACTGCTCGCCGGCGCCCTGCCCGCGAACGCGGACGGGCTGCGCGACCGCTGGAGGGCGGTGCTGCGCAAGCTCGCCGCCCGGGACACGGTCGCGGGCGTGATCCGGGGCCGGGCCGCCCGGCTGCTGCTCGACGACGGGCACCTCGAACAGGACGACGCGGCCAGGCTGATGGGCCTGGCCCTGTCGCCCGGCACGCCGCCCGCCGACGCCGCCGCCTGGATCGAGGGCTTCGTCGGCGGGGCGGCCGGTGGCGGCATGCTCCTGGTCCATGACGAGAGGCTGCTCGCCCTGGTCGACTCCTGGCTGACCGGGGTCTCCCCGGACACCTTCACCGACGTGCTGCCGCTGCTGCGCCGCACCTTCTCGGCGTACGAATCAGGCGTCCGGCGCACGCTGGGCGAGCTCGTCCGGCGCGGCCCGGCCGCCGGCGGAGGGGCCGGGGCGACAGGCGCGGTCCCGGGCGGCGGGGCGACGGCCCCCGGATTCGGCCCCGTCCTCGACGGACCGAGGGCCGACGCGGTGCTGCCGGTGCTGCACCTGCTGCTGGGACTGCACGCGGACGCGCCCACGGAGAAGTACGAGTACACCGAGGAACCGCTGGGGGCAACGGCATGA
- a CDS encoding VWA domain-containing protein, producing the protein MVLGADSAESTGCALTGRDAAMDGALTALYEGAGRKPGGRGSGGRSAGLGASAPSVARWLGDIRTYFPSSVVQIMQRDAIDRLGLSALLLEPEMLEAVEADVHLVGTLLSLNKVMPETTKETARAVVRKVVETLESRLTTRTRAALTGALDRSVKVSRPRHHDIDWNRTIRANLKNYLTLPGKDGEDGAGTVVPERLIGYGRAAQSVKKDVILCIDQSGSMAASVVYASVFGAVLASMRTLRTRLVVFDTAVVDLTDQLDDPVDVLFGTQLGGGTDINRALAYCQSRITRPADTVVVLISDLYEGGIRNEMLKRVAAMKASGVQFVTLLALSDEGAPAYDRDHAAALAALGAPAFACTPDLFPEVMAAAIEKRPLPVPDGEASA; encoded by the coding sequence ATGGTGCTGGGCGCGGACAGTGCGGAGAGTACGGGCTGCGCCCTCACCGGGCGCGACGCCGCGATGGACGGCGCCCTGACCGCCCTGTACGAGGGCGCGGGGAGGAAGCCCGGCGGACGGGGCAGCGGCGGCCGCTCGGCCGGTCTGGGCGCCTCCGCGCCCTCCGTGGCCCGCTGGCTGGGGGACATACGTACGTACTTCCCCAGCTCCGTCGTCCAGATCATGCAGCGCGACGCCATCGACCGCCTCGGCCTCTCCGCGCTCCTGCTCGAACCGGAGATGCTGGAAGCCGTGGAGGCGGACGTGCATCTCGTCGGCACCCTGCTCTCGCTCAACAAGGTGATGCCCGAGACGACGAAGGAGACCGCGAGAGCCGTCGTGCGCAAGGTCGTCGAGACGCTGGAGAGCCGGCTCACCACCCGTACCAGGGCCGCGCTCACGGGTGCGCTGGACCGCTCGGTGAAGGTCAGTCGACCCCGCCACCACGACATCGACTGGAACCGGACCATCCGGGCCAACCTCAAGAACTATCTGACCCTCCCCGGGAAGGACGGCGAGGACGGGGCGGGCACGGTCGTGCCCGAGCGGCTCATCGGCTACGGGCGAGCGGCGCAGTCCGTGAAGAAGGACGTCATCCTCTGCATCGACCAGTCCGGTTCGATGGCGGCCTCCGTGGTGTACGCCTCGGTCTTCGGCGCCGTACTCGCCTCCATGCGCACCCTGCGGACCAGACTCGTCGTCTTCGACACGGCCGTCGTCGACCTCACCGACCAGCTCGACGACCCGGTGGACGTGCTCTTCGGCACCCAGCTCGGCGGCGGCACCGACATCAACCGGGCGCTCGCCTACTGCCAGTCCAGGATCACCCGGCCCGCCGACACCGTCGTCGTGCTCATCAGCGACCTGTACGAGGGAGGCATCCGCAACGAGATGCTGAAGCGGGTCGCCGCGATGAAGGCGTCCGGAGTGCAGTTCGTGACCCTGCTGGCCCTCTCCGACGAGGGCGCGCCCGCCTATGACCGCGACCACGCGGCGGCACTGGCCGCGCTCGGTGCTCCGGCCTTCGCCTGCACACCGGACCTCTTCCCGGAGGTGATGGCGGCCGCCATCGAGAAGCGGCCGCTGCCCGTGCCGGACGGGGAGGCCTCTGCGTGA
- the sucC gene encoding ADP-forming succinate--CoA ligase subunit beta has translation MDLFEYQARDLFAKHGVPVLAGEVIDTPEAAREATERLGGKSVVKAQVKVGGRGKAGGVKLAATPDEAVARATDILGMDIKGHTVHKVMIAELSPEIEAEYYVSYLLDRTNRTFLAMASVQGGMDIEEVAEKTPEALAKVPVNAVDGVDIVKAREIVAQAKFPADVAEGVAEAMVTLWDTFVAEDALLVEVNPLVKTKDGRILALDGKVSLDENADFRQPGHEALEDKAAANPLEAAAKAKNLNYVKLDGEVGIIGNGAGLVMSTLDVVAYAGENHGNVKPANFLDIGGGASAEVMANGLEIILGDPDVKSVFVNVFGGITACDEVANGIVQALELLKSKGEAVTKPLVVRLDGNNAELGRKILSDANHPLVQRVDTMDGAADKAAELAAAAK, from the coding sequence GTGGACCTGTTCGAGTACCAGGCGAGGGACCTCTTCGCCAAGCACGGTGTACCGGTGCTGGCCGGTGAAGTCATCGACACGCCTGAGGCAGCCCGCGAGGCGACCGAGCGGCTGGGCGGCAAGTCTGTCGTCAAGGCGCAGGTGAAGGTCGGCGGCCGCGGCAAGGCCGGTGGCGTCAAGCTGGCCGCCACCCCCGACGAGGCGGTCGCCCGGGCGACCGACATTCTTGGCATGGACATCAAGGGCCACACGGTCCACAAGGTGATGATCGCCGAGCTCTCCCCGGAGATCGAGGCGGAGTACTACGTCTCGTACCTCCTCGACCGCACGAACCGCACCTTCCTGGCCATGGCCTCGGTGCAGGGCGGCATGGACATCGAGGAGGTCGCGGAGAAGACCCCCGAGGCCCTCGCGAAGGTCCCGGTCAACGCCGTTGACGGCGTGGACATCGTGAAGGCCCGCGAGATCGTGGCCCAGGCGAAGTTCCCGGCCGACGTGGCCGAGGGTGTCGCCGAGGCCATGGTGACCCTGTGGGACACCTTCGTCGCCGAGGACGCACTCCTCGTCGAGGTCAACCCGCTGGTGAAGACCAAGGACGGGCGAATCCTGGCCCTGGACGGAAAGGTGTCTCTCGACGAGAACGCCGACTTCCGTCAGCCCGGCCACGAGGCGCTCGAGGACAAGGCCGCAGCCAACCCGCTCGAGGCTGCCGCCAAGGCCAAGAACCTCAACTACGTCAAGCTCGACGGCGAGGTCGGCATCATCGGTAACGGTGCCGGTCTGGTCATGTCGACCCTGGACGTCGTCGCGTACGCCGGTGAGAACCACGGCAACGTGAAGCCCGCCAACTTCCTCGACATCGGTGGCGGCGCCTCCGCAGAGGTCATGGCGAACGGCCTCGAGATCATCCTCGGCGACCCGGACGTCAAGTCCGTCTTCGTCAACGTCTTCGGCGGCATCACCGCCTGCGACGAGGTCGCCAACGGCATCGTCCAGGCGCTCGAGCTGCTCAAGTCCAAGGGCGAAGCGGTCACCAAGCCGCTCGTCGTGCGCCTTGACGGCAACAACGCGGAGCTGGGTCGCAAGATCCTTTCCGACGCCAACCACCCGCTCGTTCAGCGTGTGGACACCATGGACGGCGCGGCCGACAAGGCCGCCGAGCTCGCCGCGGCTGCGAAGTAA
- the sucD gene encoding succinate--CoA ligase subunit alpha, which produces MAIFLTKDSKVIVQGMTGATGMKHTKLMLADGTNIVGGVNPRKAGTSVDFDGSEIPVFGSVKEAMEKTGANVSVLFVPPAFSKAAVIEAIDAEIPLAVVITEGIAVHDSAAFWAYAGAKGNKTRIIGPNCPGLITPGQSNAGIIPGDITKPGRIGLVSKSGTLTYQMMYELRDIGFSSAVGIGGDPVIGTTHIDALAAFEADPETDLIVMIGEIGGDAEERAADFIAKNVTKPVVGYVAGFTAPEGKTMGHAGAIVSGSSGTAQAKKEALEAAGVRVGKTPTETAKLAREILGA; this is translated from the coding sequence ATGGCTATCTTCCTCACCAAGGACAGCAAGGTCATCGTCCAGGGGATGACCGGCGCGACGGGCATGAAGCACACCAAGCTCATGCTCGCCGACGGCACCAACATCGTCGGCGGCGTGAACCCGCGCAAGGCCGGCACCTCCGTCGACTTCGACGGCAGCGAGATCCCGGTCTTCGGTTCCGTCAAGGAAGCGATGGAGAAGACCGGCGCGAACGTGTCCGTCCTCTTCGTGCCGCCGGCCTTCTCGAAGGCCGCCGTCATCGAGGCGATCGACGCCGAGATCCCCCTCGCCGTCGTGATCACCGAGGGCATCGCCGTCCACGACTCGGCCGCCTTCTGGGCGTACGCCGGCGCGAAGGGCAACAAGACCCGGATCATCGGTCCGAACTGCCCCGGCCTGATCACCCCCGGTCAGTCCAACGCCGGCATCATCCCGGGCGACATCACCAAGCCCGGCCGCATCGGTCTCGTGTCGAAGTCCGGCACGCTGACCTACCAGATGATGTACGAGCTCCGTGACATCGGCTTCTCCTCCGCCGTCGGCATCGGTGGCGACCCGGTCATCGGTACGACGCACATCGACGCCCTCGCGGCGTTCGAGGCCGACCCCGAGACCGACCTGATCGTCATGATCGGCGAGATCGGCGGCGACGCCGAGGAGCGGGCGGCGGACTTCATCGCGAAGAACGTCACCAAGCCGGTCGTCGGTTACGTCGCGGGCTTCACCGCCCCCGAGGGCAAGACCATGGGCCACGCCGGCGCCATCGTCTCCGGCTCCTCCGGCACCGCGCAGGCGAAGAAGGAGGCCCTTGAGGCCGCCGGCGTCAGGGTCGGCAAGACGCCGACCGAGACCGCCAAGCTGGCGCGCGAGATCCTCGGCGCCTGA
- a CDS encoding helix-turn-helix domain-containing protein: MTQSTTGTAAAHPLPPPKELRRLREAKSLSEEQVAAAVGVTRATVRAWETGRTSPRGRKREAYARLIGTGDADALTPGAPNKWSTDDAARAAGAPPKTAPTAGSGRDTGSGSVAAAAAPATTAPADPAASAASAASETDAEIEAGPSAAEAFDALYRHSAAALFRQTYLLTGRRGLSREAVGKAFGLAWQRWPEVAVDRDPVGWVRAAAYDHAMAPWHRFRREHRHLDPPPEAPGPRALLDAMLALPPSYRRTLLLHDGVGLGLPETAAETEASTPAAAGRLMTARAAVAERVPEFAEPSTPAEQSALLHERLGALALAQPASSLPVPELIRTCSERKAQLWTRAAIAFTVLLIGLTLIALATAPRKYEPPRSPAQQVGGVPPLGGPQKLTPQTEKLQKKLGGELVHGPARLVPRAG, encoded by the coding sequence ATGACACAGAGCACGACCGGCACGGCAGCCGCCCATCCGCTCCCCCCGCCCAAGGAGCTTCGCAGGCTGCGGGAGGCGAAGTCGCTGAGCGAGGAGCAGGTCGCGGCGGCCGTAGGGGTCACCCGCGCCACGGTCCGGGCCTGGGAGACGGGCCGCACCAGCCCGCGCGGGCGCAAGCGCGAGGCGTACGCCAGGCTGATCGGAACCGGTGACGCCGACGCACTCACGCCGGGTGCCCCGAACAAATGGTCAACGGATGACGCCGCACGGGCTGCCGGGGCGCCGCCCAAGACCGCCCCCACTGCCGGTTCCGGCCGTGACACCGGTTCGGGGTCCGTGGCCGCTGCGGCCGCTCCGGCCACTACGGCTCCTGCAGATCCTGCTGCTTCTGCGGCCTCTGCGGCTTCCGAGACTGATGCCGAGATCGAGGCCGGGCCCTCGGCCGCCGAGGCGTTCGACGCCCTGTACCGGCACAGCGCGGCCGCACTGTTCCGCCAGACCTATCTGCTGACCGGCCGCCGCGGCCTCTCCCGCGAGGCCGTCGGCAAGGCCTTCGGCCTCGCCTGGCAGCGCTGGCCGGAGGTCGCCGTGGACCGTGACCCGGTGGGCTGGGTACGGGCCGCCGCCTACGATCACGCGATGGCGCCGTGGCACCGGTTCCGCCGCGAACACCGGCACCTCGACCCGCCGCCCGAGGCGCCGGGCCCCCGTGCGCTGCTCGACGCGATGCTGGCCCTGCCGCCCTCGTACCGTCGCACGCTGCTGCTCCACGACGGTGTCGGGCTGGGGCTGCCGGAGACCGCGGCGGAGACAGAGGCGAGCACTCCGGCGGCGGCGGGGCGGCTGATGACCGCTCGGGCGGCCGTCGCCGAGCGCGTGCCCGAGTTCGCGGAGCCGTCGACACCGGCCGAGCAGTCCGCACTGCTGCACGAACGCCTCGGCGCCCTCGCCCTCGCCCAGCCCGCGTCCTCGCTGCCGGTCCCGGAGCTGATCCGTACGTGCAGCGAGCGCAAGGCACAGCTCTGGACGCGGGCGGCCATCGCGTTCACCGTGCTGCTGATCGGCCTGACGCTGATCGCCCTGGCCACGGCCCCGAGAAAGTACGAGCCACCCCGGTCGCCCGCGCAGCAGGTCGGCGGGGTGCCACCGCTCGGGGGTCCGCAGAAACTGACCCCGCAGACCGAGAAGCTGCAGAAGAAGCTCGGCGGCGAGCTCGTGCACGGTCCGGCCCGGCTGGTTCCCCGAGCGGGCTGA